One window from the genome of Natrinema caseinilyticum encodes:
- a CDS encoding AbrB/MazE/SpoVT family DNA-binding domain-containing protein produces MSSNTPSNGEERVVSVTEKGQATIPKRLREKHGIPAPGRVKFVENAAGEIVVRPVGSMREFRGLERDGDEDGPATAVLREERERDRRRDEDVVERFSSDTEGR; encoded by the coding sequence ATGTCGAGTAATACTCCGTCCAACGGTGAGGAGCGCGTCGTCTCCGTCACCGAAAAAGGGCAGGCGACGATTCCCAAACGGCTCCGGGAGAAGCACGGAATTCCTGCGCCAGGACGGGTCAAGTTCGTCGAGAACGCGGCCGGGGAGATCGTCGTCCGTCCTGTCGGATCGATGCGGGAATTCCGAGGTCTCGAGCGCGACGGCGACGAGGACGGTCCCGCGACGGCAGTCCTTCGTGAAGAACGTGAGCGCGACAGGCGGCGTGACGAAGACGTCGTAGAGCGATTTTCCAGCGACACGGAGGGCCGATGA
- a CDS encoding MBL fold metallo-hydrolase has product MNATNEWYDVSRLTNRSYRIVEGDGYGMFLIEGTERSVVLDAGVGVGELRSLADELVDTPVELVLTHTHWDHIGAAAQFDDVFVGPDELPADGRVAIDSLTDEFTRRPTRFVTRWFDAGNEFPDGVDPDEYAVDPFDASPAPVAEGIDLGDRSLEIHHLPGHSPGHLGVLDPETNVLYGGDVVHFDRGLYVMFDDCDLEDYRDSLARLRDLRDDGAFDVLATSHNEPISGEGLSLLDDLHRGLGEILEDERKYELVETDWGEARSYRIGPAEVLTKDD; this is encoded by the coding sequence ATGAACGCGACGAACGAGTGGTACGACGTCTCGAGGCTGACGAATCGAAGCTACCGCATCGTCGAGGGCGACGGATACGGGATGTTCCTGATCGAAGGCACCGAACGGTCGGTCGTGCTCGACGCAGGCGTCGGAGTCGGCGAGTTGCGATCCCTGGCGGACGAGCTGGTCGACACGCCGGTCGAACTGGTGCTCACCCACACCCACTGGGATCACATCGGAGCGGCCGCCCAGTTCGACGACGTGTTCGTCGGGCCCGACGAACTCCCCGCGGACGGCCGGGTCGCCATCGACAGCCTGACCGACGAGTTCACCCGGCGGCCGACGCGATTCGTGACCCGGTGGTTCGACGCCGGCAACGAGTTTCCCGACGGCGTCGACCCCGACGAATACGCCGTCGACCCGTTCGACGCATCGCCGGCGCCGGTCGCCGAGGGGATCGATCTCGGCGACCGATCCCTCGAGATACACCACCTTCCCGGACACTCGCCCGGCCACCTCGGCGTTCTGGACCCGGAAACGAACGTCCTCTACGGGGGAGACGTCGTTCACTTCGACCGGGGGCTGTACGTCATGTTCGACGACTGCGACCTCGAGGACTACCGCGACTCTCTCGCCCGTCTCCGTGACTTGCGGGACGACGGCGCCTTCGACGTTCTCGCGACCAGTCACAACGAACCGATATCGGGCGAGGGGCTGTCCCTCCTCGACGACCTTCACCGGGGACTCGGTGAAATCCTCGAGGACGAACGCAAGTACGAACTCGTCGAGACGGACTGGGGAGAGGCCCGTTCGTATCGGATCGGGCCCGCCGAAGTACTGACGAAGGACGACTAG
- a CDS encoding nuclear transport factor 2 family protein: MSTDDRTTSIDAYFDALDAADFEIVRPALADGFVYESLSGDLAGRDGLKTYIEELRGLSNTTHDVTLLVHGETASVAEGTVVGENEDGSVEFCDVFEFDAEDDELTRVSVYVNDA, encoded by the coding sequence ATGTCGACCGATGACCGGACCACCTCGATCGATGCGTACTTCGATGCGCTGGACGCCGCGGACTTCGAGATCGTTCGGCCGGCGCTCGCCGACGGCTTCGTCTACGAATCGCTCTCGGGCGACCTCGCGGGCCGTGACGGTTTGAAGACGTACATAGAGGAGTTGCGCGGCCTCTCGAATACGACTCACGACGTTACCCTCCTCGTTCACGGGGAGACCGCGTCGGTCGCCGAAGGCACCGTGGTCGGGGAGAACGAGGACGGCTCGGTGGAGTTCTGTGACGTATTCGAATTCGATGCCGAGGACGACGAACTCACTCGAGTCAGTGTCTACGTCAACGATGCGTAG
- a CDS encoding DUF2299 family protein, whose amino-acid sequence MTDVDPERIREWIDDDLVEAVEPMSDDSAEFNYTVQMSNMILHVIRRRPDGPVHIGQEIEYDEEFRNRIGAMDEGDRNDLVARVRETLSSLPVIYGFRGTTGDNVRFVDMKRVFLEYRIYPDGLSQHELMSGLVGVWKAMNYLDTLPQLADSVERYATEQR is encoded by the coding sequence ATGACGGACGTAGATCCCGAGCGAATTCGCGAGTGGATAGACGACGACCTGGTCGAGGCTGTCGAACCGATGAGCGATGACTCGGCGGAGTTCAACTACACCGTCCAGATGTCGAATATGATACTCCACGTCATTCGACGTCGACCCGACGGTCCGGTTCACATCGGTCAGGAAATCGAGTACGACGAGGAATTTCGTAACAGGATCGGTGCGATGGACGAGGGCGATCGGAACGACCTCGTCGCCAGAGTCCGTGAGACGCTCTCCTCGCTTCCCGTGATCTACGGCTTCCGCGGGACGACCGGTGATAACGTGAGATTCGTCGATATGAAACGAGTGTTCCTCGAGTACCGGATCTATCCTGACGGGCTCTCCCAGCACGAATTGATGTCCGGCCTCGTCGGGGTATGGAAAGCGATGAACTATCTCGATACCCTGCCGCAACTTGCCGACAGCGTCGAGAGGTACGCGACCGAACAGAGGTAG
- a CDS encoding MBL fold metallo-hydrolase — MDTLERVPIPTPFSVGRVNCYLFTGAGLTVVDPGPATEEASEELRTALARIDSRIADVDRVLITHPHMDHFGLAGRIVEESGAQVFAHEDAATQLSDPIGYFEREQQFFEPFLLSMGMPADTVDTVLELPEPYTNYQDPVAVTDEVAEGDVVDIGVDLECISTPGHAPGSMCYYAAAEDAMLTGDHVLPDITPNPLLTLVPGTDDERTRSLPTYLESLRHVLAMDVSVGYGGHGDPMPDLEAPIRETISHHQDRKERIAGLVADDEPATAYEIMKAMFPDLPATEMFPGMSEVIGHLDLLEDEGRVVIEESDGVKRYELETNDDGSISDG; from the coding sequence ATGGATACACTGGAGCGGGTCCCGATCCCGACGCCGTTCAGCGTCGGTCGAGTGAACTGTTATCTCTTCACCGGAGCGGGCCTGACCGTCGTCGATCCCGGCCCGGCGACCGAAGAGGCCTCCGAAGAATTACGGACGGCGCTTGCTCGTATCGATTCTCGTATCGCCGACGTCGACCGAGTGCTCATCACCCATCCCCACATGGATCATTTCGGTCTCGCAGGTCGGATCGTCGAGGAGTCGGGGGCGCAGGTATTCGCCCACGAGGACGCCGCCACACAGTTATCGGATCCGATCGGATACTTCGAGCGGGAGCAGCAGTTTTTCGAACCGTTCCTCCTGTCGATGGGGATGCCCGCGGATACGGTCGACACGGTACTCGAGCTTCCCGAACCGTACACGAATTATCAGGACCCCGTCGCCGTTACCGACGAAGTAGCCGAGGGGGACGTCGTGGATATCGGCGTCGATCTGGAGTGCATTTCCACGCCGGGCCACGCCCCCGGTTCGATGTGTTACTACGCGGCCGCCGAAGACGCGATGCTCACCGGCGATCACGTCCTGCCCGATATCACCCCGAACCCGCTTCTCACCCTCGTTCCCGGCACGGACGACGAGCGAACCCGAAGCTTGCCGACCTACCTCGAGTCGCTCCGACACGTCCTCGCGATGGACGTCTCGGTCGGGTACGGGGGTCACGGCGATCCCATGCCGGATCTCGAGGCCCCGATTCGCGAGACGATTTCACACCATCAGGACCGAAAGGAGCGTATCGCTGGTCTCGTCGCCGACGACGAACCGGCGACGGCGTACGAGATCATGAAGGCAATGTTCCCCGACCTTCCGGCGACCGAGATGTTTCCCGGGATGTCCGAGGTCATCGGTCACCTCGACCTCCTGGAGGACGAAGGCCGCGTCGTTATCGAGGAGTCGGACGGAGTGAAGCGGTACGAACTCGAGACGAACGACGACGGTTCGATATCGGACGGATGA
- a CDS encoding MaoC family dehydratase, which produces MTKYYEDLEVGDTFETSGYTVTKAEIIDFAEQFDPQPFHVDEEAARDSMFGELVASGLHTLCLSVRLFVTEIVDGEVDIANMGGLGMDDLRWHEPVRPGDTLRVRVEVVDKTPSSSRSDRGYVDFRRSVVTDSDEEVLSILSHNIVRRADAAV; this is translated from the coding sequence ATGACGAAGTACTACGAGGATCTGGAGGTTGGCGATACCTTCGAAACGAGCGGGTATACCGTCACCAAAGCGGAGATCATCGACTTCGCCGAGCAGTTCGATCCGCAACCGTTTCACGTCGACGAGGAGGCGGCCCGCGATTCGATGTTCGGCGAGTTAGTCGCCAGCGGCCTCCACACCCTCTGTCTCTCCGTCAGATTGTTCGTCACGGAGATCGTCGACGGCGAGGTCGATATCGCGAACATGGGCGGGCTCGGGATGGACGACCTGCGATGGCACGAACCGGTCCGTCCCGGTGACACGCTCCGCGTTCGGGTCGAAGTCGTCGACAAGACGCCCTCCTCGAGCCGATCGGATCGCGGATACGTCGATTTCCGCCGAAGCGTCGTCACAGATTCGGACGAGGAAGTGCTGTCGATACTCTCGCACAACATCGTCCGACGTGCAGACGCTGCCGTCTAG
- a CDS encoding type II toxin-antitoxin system VapC family toxin, translating to MTDTIVFDTEPLVAYLDDEPGSDAVEEWIDRVAAGEIEGYICPVTKTEVLYVGSRVGFRPEDVRASLERLEELGVSVSDPRECWDGAAALKEAYPMALGDAYALATADAVDGTLLAGADDDFDEVAADVVRFRDDPA from the coding sequence ATGACGGACACGATCGTCTTCGATACAGAACCGCTCGTTGCGTATTTAGACGACGAGCCGGGGAGTGATGCCGTCGAAGAGTGGATCGATCGCGTTGCCGCTGGAGAGATCGAGGGCTACATCTGCCCCGTGACGAAGACCGAGGTACTATACGTCGGCTCTCGAGTCGGGTTCCGCCCTGAAGACGTCCGGGCGAGTCTCGAGCGACTCGAAGAGTTGGGTGTCTCAGTGTCTGATCCCCGAGAATGTTGGGACGGTGCAGCCGCGCTCAAGGAAGCGTATCCGATGGCGCTCGGTGATGCGTATGCGCTTGCGACGGCCGACGCTGTCGACGGAACGCTTCTCGCCGGGGCCGACGATGATTTTGACGAGGTAGCGGCGGACGTTGTGAGGTTCCGAGACGATCCGGCGTAA
- a CDS encoding amidase: MVAPPMELTAAGLARAIRDGEYTPREVVESTLDRIHDRNDRTNAFVTVTDELAREMADAAERAIEDGESLGPLHGVPVAIKDLSDVEGVRTTSGSALFEDRVADSDSPFVARLKAAGAVVVGKTNTPEFGLGTTTDNRVAGPTGTPFDPGRVSGGSSGGAGAALGDRLVPLAPGSDAGGSIRIPASFCGVYGLKPTFGLIPTVGRPNGFANDSPFTTNGPMARTVEDAAIAMDVMAGSHPRDPFSVPKRDDYRAAVDRPIDEMTIAYSPDMGTYPVDPDVREVLEDAVSAFERAGATVDAVDPELGHTKEEILNAYYTMATGRWQALIDDLEDQGFDPRGEDRDRLRPYLVDLIMDADEPTTRERHRAEIVRTHVFDGLQDLFERYDLLVTATLGTTAFPHGEEPAAIDGVEIESFRGWVLTQPYNLSGHPAASIPAGFVDGLPVGMQIAGERHADDDVVAASAAFERRRPWRDEYPQ, encoded by the coding sequence ATGGTCGCACCACCCATGGAACTGACCGCCGCCGGCCTCGCGAGAGCGATTCGAGACGGCGAATACACGCCTCGAGAGGTCGTCGAATCTACCCTCGACCGGATACACGACCGAAACGATCGGACGAACGCGTTCGTCACCGTCACCGACGAACTGGCCCGCGAGATGGCCGATGCGGCCGAGCGAGCGATCGAAGACGGCGAATCGCTCGGACCGCTGCACGGCGTCCCCGTCGCGATCAAGGACCTGAGCGACGTCGAGGGCGTCCGAACGACGTCGGGATCGGCGCTCTTCGAAGACCGCGTCGCCGACTCGGATTCGCCGTTCGTCGCTCGGCTCAAGGCCGCGGGCGCCGTCGTCGTGGGAAAGACGAACACGCCCGAGTTCGGCCTCGGCACGACGACCGATAACCGCGTCGCCGGCCCGACGGGAACGCCCTTCGATCCCGGCCGCGTCTCCGGCGGATCGTCAGGTGGGGCGGGCGCGGCACTCGGCGACCGGTTAGTTCCGCTCGCGCCGGGATCTGACGCGGGGGGATCGATCCGCATTCCCGCGAGTTTCTGCGGTGTGTACGGTTTGAAACCCACTTTCGGGCTGATCCCGACGGTCGGTCGACCGAACGGGTTCGCGAACGACTCGCCGTTTACCACCAACGGACCGATGGCCCGGACGGTCGAAGACGCAGCCATCGCGATGGACGTGATGGCGGGATCGCATCCGCGCGATCCCTTCTCGGTGCCGAAACGGGACGATTATCGTGCGGCCGTCGACAGGCCCATCGACGAGATGACCATCGCCTACAGCCCGGACATGGGGACGTATCCCGTCGATCCCGACGTCCGCGAGGTCCTCGAGGACGCCGTCTCGGCGTTCGAACGCGCCGGTGCGACCGTCGACGCGGTCGATCCCGAACTGGGACACACCAAAGAAGAAATCCTGAACGCCTATTACACGATGGCGACCGGCCGGTGGCAGGCGCTGATAGACGATCTGGAGGACCAGGGCTTCGATCCCCGGGGGGAAGACCGTGATCGCCTTCGGCCATATCTCGTGGACCTCATCATGGACGCGGACGAACCGACGACGCGCGAGCGCCACCGTGCAGAAATCGTTCGGACGCACGTCTTCGACGGGTTACAGGACCTCTTCGAACGGTACGACCTCCTCGTGACGGCGACGCTCGGCACGACGGCGTTCCCACACGGCGAGGAACCGGCGGCGATAGACGGCGTCGAGATCGAATCGTTCCGCGGCTGGGTACTCACGCAGCCCTATAATCTCTCGGGACACCCGGCGGCTTCGATCCCGGCCGGATTCGTCGACGGGTTGCCCGTCGGGATGCAAATCGCTGGCGAGCGACACGCGGATGACGACGTTGTCGCCGCCAGCGCGGCCTTCGAACGTCGACGGCCGTGGCGCGACGAGTATCCCCAGTGA
- a CDS encoding universal stress protein: protein MVRNVLVPIDQSEQATEALEYALSEYPDEQITALHVIHLDRTAMTGNEGFLYRDEFLERLNAAGEERLETARERAAEHGVEIDTELARGRPARTISEYVEDNDIDHVVIGSHGRSGPSRVLLGSVAETVTRRSPVPVTIVR from the coding sequence ATGGTCCGAAACGTCCTCGTTCCGATCGACCAATCAGAGCAGGCGACGGAAGCGCTCGAGTACGCGCTTTCGGAATATCCCGACGAACAGATCACGGCGCTGCACGTTATCCACCTCGATCGAACCGCGATGACCGGCAACGAGGGGTTCCTGTACCGTGACGAATTTCTCGAGCGACTGAACGCGGCGGGCGAAGAACGGCTCGAGACCGCCCGAGAACGCGCGGCCGAACACGGCGTCGAGATCGACACCGAACTCGCCCGCGGGAGGCCGGCCCGGACCATTTCGGAGTACGTCGAGGACAACGACATCGACCACGTCGTCATCGGGAGCCACGGTCGCTCCGGACCGTCGCGGGTTCTTCTCGGGAGCGTCGCGGAAACGGTGACGAGACGGTCGCCGGTACCGGTGACGATCGTTCGATAA
- a CDS encoding universal stress protein, with the protein MERNILVPIDQSDQATKALEYALEEYPDEHITALHVLQLDSTATHGDEGFLYRDEFLEQLHEASEERLETARERAADQGVEIDTELVRGEPTRAITEYVEDNDIDHVVIGSHGRSGPTRVLLGSVAEAVTRRAPVPVTTVR; encoded by the coding sequence ATGGAACGAAATATCCTCGTTCCGATCGATCAGTCCGACCAGGCAACGAAGGCACTCGAGTACGCGCTCGAGGAGTACCCTGACGAACACATCACTGCGCTTCACGTACTTCAACTCGATAGCACCGCCACGCACGGGGACGAAGGGTTCCTGTATAGAGATGAATTTCTCGAGCAACTACATGAAGCGAGTGAAGAACGGCTCGAGACGGCCCGAGAACGTGCGGCCGATCAGGGAGTCGAGATCGACACCGAACTCGTTCGCGGAGAACCGACGCGGGCGATCACCGAGTACGTCGAGGACAACGACATCGACCACGTCGTCATCGGGAGCCACGGGCGCTCCGGACCGACGCGGGTTCTTCTCGGGAGCGTCGCGGAAGCGGTAACGAGACGGGCACCGGTTCCGGTGACGACGGTCCGGTAA
- a CDS encoding ABC1 kinase family protein, with amino-acid sequence MSGFYRRYLLVLVRFLPFAVAFLRDRRRFLLFGSRRRVDSAAHRQRAERIRDTMLELGPAFIKVGQVLSTRPDIVPPPYADVFGTLQDEVPEKAGGDPKTVLTAELEDELDLSTLEPIAGGSLAFVYVVARGDERIALKVRRPDVKRLVERDLRVIRSLLPLVVRFIEERQRYSVRNAADDFEEIITDELNFARERAIMSEIGDNFADDDRVVVPDVYEDLSSERVLAMEYATGRKITDDDAFDGLDVTPHEMATWITEIYLQMGLIDGVFHADPHPGNLAVTDAGRLLIFDFGMSDRLSETVREDIAGLYRALVRRDVDSLVDALIALDVLEPSVDRVEVRRVLELVIENLEGRTEITWRMIFTELTSMLRDFPFRLPPDVMLLIRAGTVGEGVCRQLDPEFDFLVVVRSFLKEQGLIESEFQAFVEETRTDLQRSIPVLAGLPARVDRTMRQLERGELVVRTDPVDGTDHGDRDVGFAVLAGALIVAAAILTLHERPYEGPAIFLAGLFLVTYLLRRRR; translated from the coding sequence ATGAGCGGTTTTTATCGCCGGTATCTGCTGGTTCTGGTCCGCTTTCTCCCCTTCGCAGTCGCCTTTCTGCGCGACAGGCGTCGGTTCCTGCTGTTCGGATCGCGAAGACGGGTCGACAGTGCGGCCCACCGACAGAGAGCCGAGCGGATACGGGACACGATGCTGGAACTCGGACCCGCGTTCATCAAGGTCGGTCAGGTGCTTTCGACGCGTCCGGACATCGTACCCCCGCCGTACGCCGATGTGTTCGGGACGCTCCAGGACGAAGTTCCAGAGAAGGCGGGCGGGGACCCGAAGACGGTCCTCACCGCGGAACTCGAGGACGAACTCGATCTGTCGACGCTCGAACCGATCGCCGGTGGGTCGCTGGCCTTCGTGTACGTGGTGGCCCGTGGGGACGAACGGATCGCGCTGAAGGTCCGTCGTCCCGACGTGAAACGTCTGGTCGAGCGCGACCTTCGAGTGATTCGCAGTTTACTCCCACTCGTCGTCCGCTTCATCGAGGAACGCCAACGGTACTCGGTTCGCAACGCGGCCGACGATTTCGAAGAGATAATTACGGACGAACTGAATTTCGCCCGGGAGCGGGCTATTATGAGCGAAATCGGGGACAACTTCGCCGACGACGACCGCGTCGTCGTTCCCGACGTCTACGAGGATCTCTCGTCCGAACGCGTCCTCGCGATGGAGTACGCGACCGGCCGAAAGATAACAGACGACGACGCATTCGACGGCCTCGACGTGACGCCACACGAAATGGCGACGTGGATCACGGAGATATACCTGCAGATGGGGCTCATCGACGGGGTGTTCCACGCGGACCCTCACCCGGGTAACCTCGCCGTCACGGACGCGGGGCGCTTGCTGATATTCGACTTTGGAATGAGCGACCGTCTCTCCGAGACCGTCAGAGAGGACATCGCCGGACTGTATCGCGCGCTCGTCCGACGCGACGTCGACTCGCTCGTCGACGCGCTGATCGCGCTCGACGTCCTCGAGCCGTCGGTCGACCGCGTCGAAGTGAGACGCGTCCTCGAACTCGTCATCGAGAACCTCGAGGGGCGGACGGAGATCACCTGGCGGATGATATTCACCGAGCTGACGTCGATGCTCAGGGATTTTCCGTTTCGCCTCCCGCCGGACGTAATGTTGCTCATCAGGGCCGGAACCGTCGGCGAAGGCGTCTGTCGACAGCTCGATCCGGAGTTCGACTTTCTCGTCGTGGTTCGATCGTTCCTCAAAGAGCAGGGGCTCATCGAAAGCGAATTCCAGGCGTTCGTCGAGGAGACGCGGACGGACCTTCAGCGGTCGATACCCGTGCTGGCGGGGCTTCCCGCTCGCGTCGATCGAACGATGCGACAACTCGAGCGCGGCGAACTCGTCGTGCGAACCGATCCGGTCGACGGGACCGATCACGGGGATCGGGACGTCGGGTTCGCCGTGCTCGCCGGTGCGTTGATCGTTGCGGCCGCGATTCTTACGCTCCACGAACGACCGTACGAGGGTCCCGCCATTTTCCTCGCAGGTCTCTTTCTCGTGACCTACCTCCTCCGTCGTCGACGATAG
- a CDS encoding tyrosine-type recombinase/integrase: MERNAEAMSSEPERIRWSHKSIEDMRSFWAGHIEPALRDAGHDLDDRPTYQDLLDVGYGGLQDALREQHDLTLTEFLRTVGFDDSDDSDGYPWGIDDETAVRELESYIRTLDRRRNLAETTIRTKRSRLATYARRYRDQHGRADLVDRLTTLDRRADEIERVLAVFDELDRELESDESKLRYLGDVSQFYEHLQRRGKAAYDPAETIDMEYGWDRPDPDNAALSSEQVRRLYDAADSRDEDLLVLALCGWGLRRSEVASLHVSQLVLEGDDPHIHFEERKNGPGTVALIYGRETLSDRIDELGGRDREWNGHLFPSRRADGGHVVGETIQARFRRVADRAGVRVRGESPTSKMGRRFWYTTYLDSQKRLLENVDAIAADQGSADPSVVLKNYLSEAERRRYRREYMRERLAKAFKTA, from the coding sequence ATGGAACGGAACGCAGAGGCGATGAGTAGCGAGCCCGAGCGAATCCGGTGGTCTCACAAGTCCATCGAGGACATGCGGTCGTTCTGGGCGGGCCACATCGAACCCGCACTCCGAGACGCTGGCCACGACCTCGACGACCGGCCGACCTATCAGGACTTACTCGACGTCGGCTACGGCGGCCTGCAGGATGCGCTTCGCGAACAGCACGATCTGACCCTCACGGAGTTCCTTCGAACGGTCGGCTTCGACGATTCCGACGATTCGGACGGCTACCCGTGGGGCATCGACGACGAAACCGCCGTTCGCGAACTCGAGTCGTACATCCGGACGCTCGACCGACGTCGAAACCTCGCAGAAACCACGATTCGGACGAAGCGGTCCCGACTCGCGACCTACGCGCGCCGCTACCGCGACCAGCACGGCCGAGCCGACCTGGTAGATCGTCTCACCACGCTCGATCGACGAGCCGACGAAATCGAACGGGTACTCGCGGTGTTCGACGAACTCGATCGCGAACTCGAGAGCGACGAGTCCAAACTTCGGTATCTCGGCGACGTCTCGCAGTTCTACGAGCACCTGCAACGCCGCGGGAAAGCAGCCTACGATCCCGCAGAGACCATCGACATGGAGTACGGATGGGACCGCCCGGATCCGGACAACGCCGCCCTCTCGAGTGAGCAGGTGAGACGACTCTACGACGCCGCAGATAGCCGCGACGAGGACCTGTTAGTCCTCGCACTCTGTGGGTGGGGCCTGCGACGCAGCGAAGTCGCGTCGTTGCACGTTTCGCAACTCGTCCTCGAGGGAGACGACCCGCACATCCATTTCGAAGAACGCAAGAACGGCCCCGGAACGGTGGCGTTGATCTACGGCCGCGAGACGCTCTCCGACCGTATCGACGAACTCGGCGGTCGAGACCGGGAGTGGAACGGCCATCTCTTCCCGTCTCGGCGGGCCGACGGCGGCCACGTCGTCGGCGAGACGATCCAGGCGCGGTTCAGACGAGTCGCCGATCGTGCAGGGGTGCGGGTGCGCGGGGAATCGCCGACGTCCAAGATGGGGCGTCGATTCTGGTACACGACGTACCTCGACTCGCAGAAACGGTTGCTCGAAAATGTGGACGCGATCGCCGCCGACCAGGGGAGTGCCGATCCGAGCGTCGTTCTCAAAAATTATCTCTCGGAGGCCGAACGGCGACGGTACCGGCGGGAATACATGCGCGAGCGGTTAGCGAAGGCGTTCAAGACCGCGTAG
- a CDS encoding P-loop NTPase: MSADRPPTDDENTLATVREAIADAQIGRDVAFAGLDRLNGLSSVTLDGGTLRVTISLPAPSATFRSRAEREINTAVLPIDGVAEVACEWDASAANTGARVDSIPDVKNVIGVASGKGGVGKSTVAVNLAVALADAGAAVGLLDADVYGPNAPQMLGLADTKPATTPDDTMVPRDAHGVKVMSMGFIVEEDDPIIWRGPLVDEFVKQLFDDVNWGALDYLVVDLPPGTGDTQLSLVQHFPVTGVVVVTTPQPVAVDDARRGLQGFARYDVPILGIAENMAGFTCPDCGSDHAIFGAGGAQQLATEYDVPVLGRLPLDSEVGALVTDDDDRDRPPGVSIPGIGRLQLPRTRAERERPDSIEPIVVRKDGDESSAAVRLLATRTAARVNALSNPDLVTPTTDAP; this comes from the coding sequence ATGTCCGCCGATAGACCACCAACGGACGACGAGAACACGCTGGCTACCGTACGCGAAGCCATCGCTGACGCACAGATCGGGCGGGACGTGGCGTTCGCCGGGCTCGATCGGCTGAACGGCCTCTCGTCCGTCACGCTCGACGGAGGGACCCTCCGAGTCACGATCTCGCTCCCCGCACCGTCGGCGACGTTCCGATCGCGAGCCGAACGCGAAATCAACACCGCTGTACTCCCTATCGACGGCGTGGCCGAGGTGGCATGCGAATGGGACGCCAGCGCGGCCAATACGGGTGCGCGCGTCGATTCGATTCCGGACGTGAAGAACGTAATCGGCGTCGCGTCGGGCAAAGGCGGCGTCGGAAAGAGTACGGTCGCCGTAAATCTCGCCGTCGCGCTGGCGGACGCCGGGGCTGCCGTCGGGTTACTCGATGCGGACGTCTACGGTCCGAACGCCCCGCAGATGCTCGGGCTCGCCGATACGAAACCCGCGACGACCCCCGACGATACGATGGTTCCGCGGGACGCTCACGGCGTGAAGGTGATGAGTATGGGCTTCATCGTCGAGGAGGACGACCCGATCATCTGGCGGGGCCCGCTCGTAGACGAGTTCGTCAAACAGTTGTTCGACGACGTGAACTGGGGAGCCCTCGATTACCTCGTCGTCGACTTGCCGCCCGGAACGGGTGACACGCAGTTGAGTCTCGTCCAGCACTTTCCCGTGACGGGGGTCGTCGTGGTCACGACGCCACAGCCCGTCGCCGTGGACGACGCTCGCCGCGGGCTTCAGGGATTCGCCCGATACGACGTCCCGATCCTCGGTATCGCTGAGAACATGGCGGGTTTCACGTGCCCGGATTGCGGCTCTGACCACGCCATCTTCGGCGCCGGTGGAGCCCAGCAACTGGCGACGGAATACGACGTTCCCGTCCTCGGCCGACTCCCGCTCGACTCCGAAGTCGGCGCTCTCGTGACGGACGATGACGACCGTGATCGACCGCCCGGGGTATCGATTCCCGGCATCGGTCGATTGCAGCTCCCACGGACTCGAGCGGAGCGCGAACGACCCGACAGCATCGAGCCGATCGTGGTTCGGAAAGACGGCGACGAGAGTTCCGCCGCCGTCCGTCTTCTCGCGACCCGGACGGCTGCGCGAGTCAACGCGCTTTCCAATCCGGATCTCGTCACACCCACTACCGACGCGCCGTGA